One Aegilops tauschii subsp. strangulata cultivar AL8/78 chromosome 7, Aet v6.0, whole genome shotgun sequence genomic window carries:
- the LOC109775800 gene encoding uncharacterized protein yields the protein MAGSGLWVVGLASLLALPGIFVSVSVEASRGDADPHYRTCVGECQNTGIIGGNIISHCQSRENDSISAGSSWYTQEALRVQWKQLNCMTDCRYYCMMRREEERRLGGLSPVQYHGKWPFKRVSVFQEPLSAALSALNLLMHFTGWLSFFLLVKYRLPLRPQTKKTYYEYTGLWHIYAILSMNAWIWSSVFHTRDIDLTEKLDYSSAVAVLGYSLILTLLRIFNVKEGATRVMFAAPILAFVTTHILYLNFYELDYGWNMKVCVAMGVVQIVAWAIWAGVTHHPSRLKLWVVVFGGALAMLLEVFDFPPYKGYADAHSLWHASTVPLTYLWWSFIKDDAQFRTSTLTLVKKAR from the exons ATGGCCGGAAGCGGCCTGTGGGTAGTTGGATTGGCTTCCCTTCTTGCACTCCCTGGGATATTCGTCTCCGTCTCCGTCGAGGCCAGCCGGGGAGATGCTGATCCGCACTACAG AACTTGTGTGGGGGAGTGTCAGAATACGGGGATTATTGGAGGCAACATCATCAGTCACTGTCAGTCCCGAGAGAACGACAGCAtatctgctggaagttcttggtACACACAGGAGGCTCTTCGCGTGCAGTGGAAGCAACTAAACTGTATGACAGACTGCCGCTACTACTGCATGATGCGAAGAGAAGAGGAACGGCGATTAGGTGGGCTGAGCCCTGTTCAATATCACGGAAAATGGCCCTTCAAACGTGTTTCTGTCTTCCAG GAACCCCTTTCAGCTGCACTGTCTGCTCTCAACCTATTGATGCACTTCACTGGCTGGCTTTCGTTCTTCCTGCTAGTGAAATACAGATTACCTCTTAGACCTCAGACGAAGAAGACGTACTACGAATACACTGGCTTATGGCATATCTATGCAATATTATCAATGAATGCATGGATCTGGAGCTCTGTATTCCATACCAG GGATATTGACTTGACTGAGAAATTGGATTACTCTTCAGCTGTGGCCGTACTTGGCTACTCTTTAATCCTTACACTGCTAAGAATTTTTAATGTCAAGGAGGGGGCTACCAGGGTGATGTTTGCTGCACCTATTCTAGCATTTGTCACAACACACATCTTGTATCTAAACTTCTACGAGCTTGACTACG GATGGAACATGAAAGTTTGTGTGGCGATGGGAGTGGTTCAAATTGTCGCATGGGCAATCTGGGCTGGTGTGACCCATCATCCGTCACGGTTGAAGCTTTGGGTCGTTGTGTTTGGAGGAGCTCTAGCTATGCTTCTTGAGGTGTTTGACTTTCCTCCATACAAGGGGTATGCCGATGCGCACTCGCTGTGGCACGCGAGCACCGTTCCCCTCACCTATCTTTGGTGGAGCTTCATTAAAGATGATGCACAGTTCCGCACCTCCACACTCACACTGGTTAAGAAGGCCAGGTGA
- the LOC109775794 gene encoding uncharacterized protein translates to MEPIKPTVAPSSKTLLQHEPADGGDAASGTIGGLPFHLTESILRRISPLGSASFAAVCKSWATTISERLATPTPHLFALEVLDEDEYFLDLLFLPDLERRRGAIFSEPVDDEGSPAPVIPARLPAMVSHAKDDNIKLSGALPCGGLSFAEDNRVVLVNPVTGAFQSIEMYPPRHRLLIQPTVRAVAGADAFFVSQYFERTVTLRWREEEWSEQNLLLPEEFTRSDAIDLVAYSGGIFYAMEFFGFTHTVDTRAPPPWRLTRLRAPSILEQYSPICRYRYLRNSHLLESEGKVMFVGPVLTPDEPLCPKTIRGFEVYKLDLELSRWVKVKRLADDRALFVSQQSSFSVRASETPGCRGNCIYFVSEFDETYIQDTWGVYSMEEQKVLFQGPVGGSPGKYKAARWFFPRVGASPVRTNCANSGKKRNFQML, encoded by the exons ATGGAGCCGATCAAACCCACGGTCGCCCCATCAAGCAAGACGCTTCTCCAGCACGAACCCGCCGACGGCGGAGATGCCGCGAGCGGCACCATCGGCGGCCTCCCTTTCCACCTCACGGAGAGCATCCTCCGCCGCATCAGCCCGCTCGGGTCGGCGTCCTTCGCCGCCGTCTGCAAGTCCTGGGCGACGACCATCTCCGAGCGGCTGGCGACACCCACCCCGCACCTGTTCGCGCTCGAGGTCCTCGACGAGGACGAGTACTTCCTCGATCTCCTGTTCCTGCCCGACTTAGAGCGCCGCCGTGGCGCCATCTTCTCCGAGCCGGTCGACGACGAG GGCTCGCCGGCGCCGGTGATCCCCGCCCGGCTGCCGGCCATGGTCAGCCACGCGAAAGATGACAACATAAAGTTATCTGGCGCCTTGCCCTGCGGCGGCCTCTCCTTCGCGGAAGACAACCGCGTCGTCCTCGTCAACCCCGTCACCGGCGCGTTCCAGAGCATCGAGATGTACCCGCCCCGGCACAGGCTTCTCATTCAACCGACGGTCAGGGCCGTGGCCGGCGCCGATGCGTTCTTCGTTAGCCAGTATTTCGAGCGGACCGTCACTCTCCGGTGGCGCGAGGAGGAGTGGTCCGAGCAGAATCTGCTCCTGCCGGAAGAGTTCACAAGGAGCGATGCCATCGACCTGGTGGCCTACAGCGGCGGCATCTTCTACGCCATGGAGTTCTTCGGCTTCACCCACACCGTGGACACGcgtgcgccgccgccgtggcGCCTGACGAGGCTCCGTGCGCCGAGCATTCTCGAGCAGTACTCCCCGATCTGCCGGTACCGCTACCTCCGGAACTCTCACCTGCTCGAGTCAGAAGGGAAGGTCATGTTTGTGGGTCCGGTGCTCACACCAGATGAACCCCTTTGCCCCAAGACTATCAGAGGCTTCGAGGTGTACAAGCTTGATCTTGAGCTGTCACGATGGGTGAAAGTGAAGAGGCTCGCCGATGACCGGGCGCTGTTCGTGAGCCAGCAGTCGTCGTTCTCAGTGCGTGCATCGGAGACGCCGGGGTGCAGGGGCAACTGCATCTACTTTGTGAGCGAATTCGACGAAACCTACATCCAGGACACTTGGGGTGTGTACTCCATGGAGGAGCAGAAGGTGCTGTTTCAAGGCCCCGTCGGTGGTTCGCCGGGAAAGTACAAAGCTGCGCGGTGGTTCTTCCCTAGGGTCGGTGCATCACCAGTGCGCACAAACTGTGCAAACTCTGGAAAGAAGAGAAATTTCCAAATGCTCTAG
- the LOC109775801 gene encoding taxadien-5-alpha-ol O-acetyltransferase, with translation MHQNSVACRIRRTEKLKWCRRHRTTGARRSHVAIPRPGNTSHKFVPPTASPSVCRDGPVLSAVPRPPTPTHPNKLPRVLSARELFPSFPPTAGRRDSAGSPSGRVPPASAAVRMEPPAPPPPPPPQLHLRVLDTVRLSPAPQPPASSLPLSGLDADRNALDVSFRTVRFFPAHPVSLDPLDVLQAAFADALGLFPQLAGSLLRDDGRVVLSGAGDDAVTLVLAATELSVADVDADRPDSPLLDRLAPGDGGPAALALQVTRFTCGGVALGMRVAHALCDGAGSTKFLVAAARFARGLEPEAAAEPLWDRRELLGPRNPPRVVTPFDAVLVTDDDVARLGPYGAASDGHGHERLARECFHVSDARVEAIRARLAADAGVKFTTFEVLAAFIWRAKVKANRTTPDETVKMVYSMNISGLLDPPLPDGYWGNVCVPVYVALPAGDLVGRPLAETASQVRKSKRGVDEEYVRSYVDLQELRRGEGGVTAGRRGVSAFTDWRRLGHSEVDFGWGAPDAVLPLSWRLLGSTQPCFLLPYGAGDERRRRGFKVFVAVPEEAVPRFREEMDEILWQDEHTGCTSVGKL, from the coding sequence ATGCACCAAAACAGTGTTGCATGCAGAATCCGCCGGACTGAGAAATTGAAATGGTGTCGGCGCCACCGCACTACTGGCGCCCGGCGCTCCCACGTCGCCATTCCTCGTCCTGGAAACACCTCGCACAAGTTTGTTCCACCAACCGCGTCGCCATCGGTCTGCCGTGACGGGCCAGTTCTGTCTGCCGTGCCACGGCCACCTACTCCGACCCACCCAAACAAACTTCCCCGGGTTTTAAGCGCGCGCGAGCTCTTTCCTTCCTTCCCTCCCACCGCCGGCCGCCGCGACAGCGCGGGCTCCCCTTCCGGCCGGGTGCCACCCGCAAGCGCGGCCGTCCGCATGGAGCCGCCGGCGCctccgcccccgccgccgccgcagctgcaCCTGCGGGTCCTGGACACCGTCAGGCTCTCGCCGGCGCCGCAGCCTCCGGCGTCGTCCCTGCCGCTCTCCGGCCTCGACGCCGACCGCAACGCCCTCGACGTCTCCTTCCGCACCGTCCGCTTCTTCCCCGCCCACCCGGTCTCCCTCGACCCGCTCGACGTCCTGCAGGCCGCGTTCGCCGACGCGCTCGGCCTCTTCCCGCAGCTCGCCGGCTCCCTCCTCCGCGACGACGGCCGCGTCGTGCTCTCCGGGGCCGGCGACGACGCCGTGACCCTCGTCCTCGCGGCGACGGAACTGTCGGTGGCCGACGTCGACGCGGACAGGCCGGACTCGCCGCTGCTCGACCGCCTCGCGCCGGGCGACGGCGGGCCGGCAGCGCTTGCGCTCCAGGTCACGCGGTTCACGTGCGGCGGCGTCGCGCTGGGGATGCGGGTGGCGCACGCGCTCTGCGACGGCGCGGGCTCCACCAAGTTCCTCGTCGCCGCGGCGCGGTtcgcgcgggggctggagccggAGGCCGCGGCGGAGCCGCTGTGGGACCGGCGGGAGCTCCTCGGCCCGAGGAACCCGCCGCGGGTGGTGACGCCGTTCGACGCCGTCCTCGTGACCGACGACGACGTCGCGCGGCTTGGCCCGTACGGCGCGGCGAGCGACGGACACGGACACGAGCGGCTCGCCAGGGAGTGCTTCCACGTCAGCGACGCGCGCGTGGAGGCGATCAGGGCGCGgctcgccgccgacgccggcGTCAAGTTCACGACCTTCGAGGTTCTCGCCGCCTTCATCTGGCGCGCCAAGGTGAAGGCCAACCGAACCACCCCCGACGAGACCGTGAAGATGGTGTACTCCATGAACATCAGCGGGCTCCTCGACCCGCCGCTGCCGGATGGGTACTGGGGCAACGTGTGCGTGCCGGTGTACGTGGCGCTCCCGGCCGGCGACCTCGTCGGGCGGCCGCTGGCGGAGACGGCATCCCAGGTCAGGAAGAGCAAGCGGGGGGTGGACGAGGAGTACGTGCGGTCCTACGTCGACCTGCAGGAGCTGCGGCGCGGGGAGGGCGGCGTcacggcggggcggcgcggcgtgaGCGCGTTCACGGACTGGCGGCGGCTGGGGCACTCGGAGGTGGACTTCGGGTGGGGCGCGCCCGACGCCGTGCTGCCGCTCTCGTGGCGGCTGCTCGGGAGCACGCAGCCGTGCTTCCTGCTGCCGTACGGCGCCGGGGACGAGAGGCGGCGGCGAGGGTTCAAGGTGTTCGTCGCGGTGCCGGAGGAGGCGGTGCCCCGGTTCAGAGAGGAGATGGACGAGATACTGTGGCAGGACGAGCACACTGGCTGCACCTCAGTGGGGAAACTGTAA